The following are encoded in a window of Pecten maximus chromosome 17, xPecMax1.1, whole genome shotgun sequence genomic DNA:
- the LOC117315253 gene encoding uncharacterized protein LOC117315253, with product MASDDAYTVSTVLFRMLSSYGSCDTLVSGRGTEFTSRVTQELCRLFDVKQEFTPSFVHHCLGACERTHSTLAAKLTPYMNNTRSNWEDMIPSLAAAMNMSVNSSTGYSPYEILYGQRPSFPLSTHIPTSDLHTLSKDMHSYVEGLQTRLQCIRKEMLDNVKTAPDRMLTTTNSTARPLQLAVEDVGVQVALPAPEHDSSDETLTSGSRSSEESSSSATNIPVPAPMRPVRHKQKPLRFRDNNHVNPLADAHISVSSDTDGLHKIKRVIAQRHLPSGSEYLIQIVGEPAQNAVWVRENSLNVKARKAINRRPPPVVP from the exons ATGGCTAGTGATGACGCTTACACTGTATCAACTGTTCTATTCCGTATGCTTTCTAGCTATGGCAGCTGTGACACTCTTGTGTCAGGCAGAGGAACGGAATTCACATCGAGGGTTACGCAGGAGTTGTGTCGTTTGTTTGACGTGAAACAGGAATTTACCCCTAGCTTTGTGCATCACTGCCTCGGAGCATGTGAAAGGACCCATTCTACGCTTGCAGCTAAGCTTACCCCGTACATGAACAATACTCGATCTAATTGGGAGGATATGATTCCTTCCCTAGCAGCAGCAATGAACATGTCAGTGAATAGTTCAACCGGTTACTCTCCATATGAAATCCTCTATGGTCAACGACCCAGTTTTCCTTTGTCTACTCACATCCCTACATCAGATTTGCATACTTTGTCCAAGGACATGCATTCTTATGTGGAAGGCCTCCAAACACGTCTCCAGTGTATAAGGAAGGAGATGTTGGACAATGTTAAAACTGCTCCGGACCGTATGCTTACTACGACCAATTCCACAGCACGGCCACTCCAACTAGCTGTTG AGGATGTGGGAGTACAGGTTGCTCTCCCAGCACCTGAACACGACAGTAGTGATGAGACTTTGACCTCGGGCTCACGTAGTTCAGAGGAATCTTCCTCCTCAGCAACCAATATACCGGTTCCAGCACCGATGCGTCCTGTGAGACACAAACAAAAGCCTCTTCGCTTTCGTGACAATAACCATGTCAACCCTTTAGCAGATGCTCACATCTCAGTTTCCTCTGACACAGACGGGTTACACAAGATAAAGCGTGTGATTGCCCAGAGACACTTACCTTCAGGTTCTGAGTACCTCATCCAGATTGTGGGCGAACCAGCGCAGAATGCAGTTTGGGTCAGAGAGAACTCTTTAAACGTTAAAGCTCGTAAGGCTATTAATAGGAGACCTCCTCCTGTAGTCCCAtga